A window of the bacterium genome harbors these coding sequences:
- a CDS encoding hydrolase has translation MLKKYRTILIVTDIQGNLANLMHERDALYKNTGIIIDGIRILRIPILWVEQYPKGLGPTVPEVAAHLEGFRPLPKKTFSSLKEPAIRESIASSGRDQVLLVGIETHVCIYQTAMDLLDQGFETHVVEDAVSSRTASNKHIGLTKIERAGGHITSVETALFELLETAEGEEFKKIITLVK, from the coding sequence ATGTTGAAAAAATACAGAACAATCCTGATTGTCACCGATATTCAGGGAAACCTGGCGAATCTCATGCATGAACGTGATGCGCTCTACAAAAATACAGGAATAATCATTGACGGAATCAGGATTCTCCGGATTCCCATTCTCTGGGTAGAACAGTATCCGAAAGGTCTCGGCCCCACGGTGCCGGAAGTTGCGGCTCACCTTGAAGGATTCAGGCCGCTGCCGAAAAAAACGTTTTCATCACTCAAAGAACCGGCAATCAGGGAAAGTATCGCCTCTTCCGGTCGTGACCAGGTCCTGCTCGTCGGAATAGAAACGCATGTATGCATATACCAGACTGCCATGGATCTTCTCGACCAGGGTTTTGAAACCCATGTCGTAGAGGATGCAGTTTCCTCGCGGACAGCCTCAAACAAGCACATCGGTCTCACAAAAATCGAACGCGCCGGCGGTCACATCACCAGCGTCGAGACGGCATTGTTCGAACTTCTCGAAACAGCAGAGGGCGAAGAATTCAAAAAAATTATCACTTTGGTGAAATAA